The following nucleotide sequence is from Triticum dicoccoides isolate Atlit2015 ecotype Zavitan chromosome 7B, WEW_v2.0, whole genome shotgun sequence.
TAGCGTCGTCCGCCGTTCCGTCCTCGCTGCGACGTGACGTTTTAAAAAGTCGATCGTGTCATTAAGCATCCACTGTTAAGCATGTGCTTATACTATACGCGAGATCCACTGTGTGTTTTTTCTTTTCGAATCTTAAGCATCCAAAGTGTACTCCTCCCCGTTTAAAAAAAGTGTACTCCTCCTACCACATAGCACATAGGACAAGCTAGCAATGGGATCGATCCGCCGCTGCCTGCAGTACCCGACCGGCCGCTAGGTCGAGGCGAGTTGTTTTGCTCCGGCACCGGGACATCGGGGGACAATGGCATCTTCCGGGTCTCGTACTCGGTCGCTCCGTGATGGGGACGTGCCCTGCCCTGCCCTGGTAAAATATCGTTCTGCCACCGATTGACTAGAGCTACGTACCACGTTGCATACAGTATCCAAGAAAGTTGGACTATTTTACTATCAGAAGAGGGAGTGCATGGTAAACGAAAGGACCAGCTGCTCGATCGATCTGGCGGCATATGCACGCTCTAGACTCCAGAGTTTGTCAAACACTTGCTACGCAAACCGTATATATTGATTGCGAGCAGTCGATGGAGAGCATTTCCCGCGGTCGGAGGAGGACGACGTGAACAGCATCTCCTCTCCTGGCCATTTCGCTACGTTACCGGACGAGAGACTGATGATACCAACACAAATCGACAAGGGGGCGGGGGCACGTGGCAAGTGGAGGGGGGAGGTTGGTGCGTGGCCGTAGCTCATAACTAGGCAGCGGAGGGCCCACGGACATCCACAGTGAGGGAGAGGGACACGCGGGCCCGGTACCCCTTAACCTTTTCCTTTAGTTCATCTGTGTAAGAAACGGCACCCAGCAGATCCAgcagctaagggcatctccagccgcgccaccaacaggccctccccaggcgattttgccgcgccggcgccaaaaaaaggccccGGTCGCGTTCTCAAaaacccgtttttcgccggctcggcccaaaactggtgccggcggacccaggccgaacccgacgccccggggggcgcttggggagccggcggacccaggccgaacccggcgccctggggggcgcttggggagccggcacaagcgaaaaaggcgcgtgggcccgccctgaggcgacccgagggccttttcccgccgtttcttgacgcttttccctcgcatatctcccgctcgctcgccttcctcccgccattctctccctttctcccgccaaaccccctctcgctcgccgcgaagaagtacgccatgccatcgaagaagtacgccatgccgcgcgcggcggcaaccgcgactggcgccatggcccagccgaagcagaggaagccgagggcgccaccatcgaagccaccgggcctgtcgaacgccgagtggagggtggaagttcagcggcgcgaagcagtcaccgccgacaggcggaacagggccatagccaagaaggcccgcgacaacgcggcgcgcgcagcggcgtcttcctcatcggtcgaccaggcggggatgaatccacccgtcgccagccacgcccagtacgcgccctggggacagcaaggcgccggatctccatggggttcatcttcgcccggctacgccaacggcgacgcgcacggtgggttcaacccaaacgtgaccttccctcatggtcaccccgctacgcgcacgccctcgcccgccttcgtcggcgtgcagtaccctccatacaactactcgccgcccgccgcctacgcgtccacaccgacgccccatctctaccgtggaccgctacccttctcgcacctcggcgacgccgacgacacgggagccgacatggacgacatcatcgcgacaggatcgaccgcggccgccgcgtctcccgggttcgccacccaggacgaggtagtggaccTCAGCGGCGACATGGGGAAAAGcgccgacgcggcaaccgcgcgagtgcaggagtccatcgagcattgcctcgccgacgcccaggcccgggccgtcctacgcgaagagaagaccgacgacgacgccgacgacgcccacgaccacacggacgccaagcccgaacgacgcctctacatcgccgctcagcagtgccgaagccgcgccgacgcagcccagcaccgaagcagctccgacaccgacgagcccgcgcacgcctactccgccaacgcctggagccgaccccgccgagtgaatcgttgcgcacacgaacttgcggcggcggcgctctgttttttgtaacgccagactacgtccgattgccggatttgcggcgtcttttgagagcgggaacgaccaagtttaaatttcccgcatcctggggccggcgcgtgggggcgtgactgggagctaggtcgccccaggggccgaactagcgccggcacgcccccaggccgctctatttagacgctctggggggccgaacggctggagatgccctaattaAGCGGGAAGAAACGACCGCTAACTCTTTTTCTTAAGAGAGATATCTCTTTTTTCCTAATCTGCATTTGGCTTGGCCTACGTCTTCGCCCGTGTGTTGTATCCATCTTAATTTTGCTCTCCCCGTCTTCTGGGCTTCTGGCCAACCGGCCGGTGCCTCCCTAGCTATAAAAGCCCCCCGTCTCCGTTGCTTCTTCCCCATCGCACTTCGCAGCTAGCCGCCCACTCTACTTCCGATCACACAGCCTCTCCATCGACCGACCTTCGTTCGCCCTGCATTACTCTGTGAAGACGATGTCTGGCAGGAGGTCGCGCGGCTCCGTGTCGGAGGAGGAGATCAACGAGCTCATCTCCAGGCTCCAGACCCTGCTccccaccgcgcgccgccgcggcagcagcagcagccaggTACGACCGACACGACTGGTTTCATCAGTTTGCAGCTAGCACACGCGCTTGCATGTCAGCATGTGTGCAGTCAAGCCACGGACGCAGGCAGCTTGACTAGCTAGCTAGTTCAGCCAGAGTGCAAGCTTAATGTGTTTATGGGAGGTTTATGGAAGTTTGGCACTGAATCGGTGGATGAATGCATGCAGGCGTCGACGACGAAAATGCTCAAGGAGACGTGCAGCTACATCAAGAGCCTGCACAGGGAAGTGGACGACCTCAGCGACCGCCTCTCCGACCTCATGTCCACCATGGACAACAACAGCCCCGCCGCCGAGATCATCCGCAGCCTCCTCCGCTAGCTACCTAGCTGGCTgactgctcatcatcatcatcgatcaCCTCCTGCTGATTGTCCTAAGCTAGTTCATCATCTACGTACAGCTCGTGCAGTCCTAGCTAATTAAGCGCATATGATCTACACATACAGTACATGGTATATATGTCGTCCGTCGATCTATGCAAGCATATATATGCAGATCGATCGATATCTAATTAAGGAGGACTGCATGCTAAGGCCGGCTGGTCTAATTTACTTTGGTAGGGCATCCATCATTAGCTAGCTAGGGCCGCCAGCTAAGTTCTATAGCTGCTTCATTAGCTCACCCTTGCATGCGGTTTCCTCACAGTTTCCAtcccccctccccctctctcttATTTTCATTTGCTTGTGTAAACTTGGTTATTTGCAGTCTGGATCGAGTTGTTTCCCCTAGAGACAACCGGCCGACCGCTAGCTACCCATCCGGTGGTGGTACTGCTAATATACTACTACTGCTACTCAGTATCAATCACCCATGAATGTATGTACTATGTACTGTCGTGGCTTCGGCTGAATGACTATTAATTAATCCAAACTGATTATGTTATCTGTGCTAAAGCTCCATGAGATCTGCTGTTGTGCCGATTATGTTATTATCAGTAATACGTACACTCTTGGCTCGTGTGCTCGTTGATTACCCAAGAAAGTAACGGACGCACACGATGGCGAACCCACCGGGCCGTCGTCTCTATCTTGCGTAGTACTGTTGATACTTCAAGTCGCTGCTAGTAGGCACAGGATTACCGGCCGCTCTTTCGTGGAAGCTTCGGCCTCTCTGCACTCATCTCCATCCACCGGTGGTCGCGGGTGTAAGAAAGGGATGCCAGACGGTTGATTGCTTACGCCGATCCGGGAGGGGCAATTGACAGGCCGCCGCTCGCTAGCCGACGAGGGGTCAGCAGTGCGCCAGTCGGCCACTACTCTGTCAGTCCGTCTCCTCTCGTGCATGGCATTGGCATGGAACGTACGTACGTGCGCGGCCATGCCGTCGTCGTTTCGTTCCGTGCATGCATGGGCCACTCGGTCGTACCGCCCGAGACTCGCGCGTGTCGTGTTAGCCAGTACGTACGTAGCCAAGCTGCTAGCACGTACGGCCGGCGATGTGTACATGGCGCGCCGGCCGGGGAAAGAAGGCAGCGGCGCATGTGTGCGGTCACCTGGGCCTGTCGTGTCGTCCGGGTGAAAGAGGGGAGAGGGACGGGTCGGAGGGGGCTAGGGAAAGGGCGCGCAACGACTGCCCCCTTTTCGTCGGTTGGTTGTTGGTGGACTCTACGGCGCGCCTCGCGTTTCCGGCGTCGGACaaaatcactgttttgacctttTGTGCTAACAAATTCCCGAATTGACCTCGGTTGCAAAAAAATTCCTAATCTGACCTTTTTTGGTGGCGCCAACATCTCTGGCGTCTGGGTTGCATtggagacgccagggaccctggcgtctggtccctgGCCCGCACGACCCGCGACCATGTTGACcggctgacgtggcaaaggggccagacgccagggtacttggcgtctggccctggtaagGGTCCAGACGCCaggatccttggcgtctggcccttgTAAAGCGTATACATGGATCATCTGCGAGGATAAGATCATCTGCTTCGCTTAAAAGCGTATACATGGTATCGATTGGCACTGGATCCacgcttttctttttcttttgttctttttcTAAATGGCCCCGGCGATGCTTGATGGACAAAGCTACGCTGCGCACTATGATCTTTGGAGTTGGAGTGGCCTAGATTCGAGAATCGGGAATACTCCTATCTGTATCTGTAGGAGGACGGGTTAATGACTTTGGCGTGTTAATGGGTCAATGGCTGCGAGAGTTGGACGTGGAATCAGCATCCCTTCTTCCTCAAGGGACGAACATTCTTGCCTCAAATTGAAGTCGGAATAGCAATGCTCACTTCATCTTGCTTCACTTAATTAGTAATAATACTAGTAGTGCTCCTACTGCAAGTAGAGAGCCCTTACTCATGAGGTAATTATATTAGTGTATCCATGGTTATGCATAACGATGACCTTGTTGAAGGCTTTGCTTTTGGGAACGTGGTCTTTTTCCAGGGATGAAAACCTATGACGTTTGATCCGGCAATGACAACGTGTGTGCATTTTTTTCCTGAAGACGTTGTTTTTGGAAAAACCTTCTTTGTAGTTCAGATGttgtcttattttcctttttctatcttttttctttttgcgGTGCATCCTAGATGTTTTGGACATCTTGTTGATGCAGAGACTGCATGTAATTGATATATGCTTGATTTTAATATATTCCCCGTCTAAAAATATATCCATGGTTCAACGATAGACCAACAAGTATCACTTTCGTTTGTCCAGTGCTAGATAAGATTGTAAAAAATATATATGGAGTGACGCTTCTgtgagaagctggggaggggggcgaTTCTCCCAAAAGAACTGACCCGCCTCCATCCTGGGTTATAAGTCTTCTCTGTATTTTGTGTCAATATTTTACTagatatttaactaacaaaatattaatgtatgtcataaaaaattatatcgttgCATTATAGTTGAACATTGTTTTCAATTAAATTTTTGTACATGCATTAATATTTCGTTAGTTAAATTTAAGATTAAAATTTGACACATAATACAAAAATACTAATAAACCAAGACGAAGGTAAATAGTAATATGTTAGAATTTCAGCAATGATCTTTATCTTACCAGTGGTACTAGGAGTACTATTGCAAGGCCCTTTACCTATGGCTGTCAAACCAATCTCTGCGCTCCCAAGTACTAGAATATGCATGCGTCCGTTGAGAGGAGGATGTGACAATTGCCCCGATTATTTTAGGCACCTTGGTCTAAGAGCTCACCAATGATTTTACTGCTAGGTTATCACTACAGTATCACTCTATCTAGGACCCATTGCTCTGACAGAGAAGACTTGTGCATTAACACGCTGAGCTGAGCTGAGCTCGCACCCTCTCAATTATCGGAGTGCAAGAATGCGCCCCAAGATGGACCTGGCCTGCTATATCAATCAATAGACGTCAGGACTGCACAGCACGGGATGATTCTTCAACCGCCAATTGTTCCCTGCATGCAGTAACTACACAAACATGTATTACTATCCcttaccagggccagacgccaaggaccctggcgtctggacccttaccaggaccagacgccagggaccctggcgtctggcccctttgccacgtcagctgGTCAACATGGTCGCGGGTCGTACGGGCcagggaccagacgccagggtccctggcgtctccaatgcaacccagacgccagggatgttGGCGTCACCAAAAAAGGTCAGATTAGGAATTTTTTTGCAACCGAGGTCAATTCGGTAATTTGTTAGCACAGAGGGTCAAAACAGTGATTTTGTCCTCCGGCGTCCGTCAGCTGTGGCCGGCCGGCGCGCGTACGATGCAAGGACGGTGCGCATGCTGCGCACGGTACCCGGCCCTGTCTTTTAGCCGAGCAAGGGCGACTGTAGTGCGCGCACGGCTTCGGCGGCCTTTCATTCGCCGGTGATCATACGTACTACTACGGTTTAGCAGTGATCAGTATGGTGGTAGAGCTGCGTAGGCCCGGCTGGGGTGGGTTCGTACGATGGATCAGTCGGTTTTGTGTAGTAGCCTAGTACTACTTGTTTGTTTCTTCTCGAGCCACGGTGCTCCCCTTTTGCTTTTAGAAATACCAAACTCTTCATACGGCTGGGAAGGAGCACTGTGAGAAAGCCACTGCTTAATTATGCCACGGGATAAAAACCCGGCAGCACGCACGTAGAAAAAACAAAAGATGTGGCGTCACTTCAAAGGCTAGAATGAAGAGGATGAGATGCAGATACATATACAATGGGTCACTGAAAACTGGCATTCCAATGGCATTGCTATATATTCCCTTCTTCCGTTCCACAATATAAGATGCATCTATTTTCATGCAAGTCAAACTTTTATGTTTGACCAtgattatgaaaaaaatattgacATCTACGATACAAAATTTAGGTATTGTAGATATTGGTATTCTTTTTCCATCTAAAAACTTGCACATGTTAGACTTTTAAAAAGGATGATACACATTATATTTTAGAAGGAAGGAAGTATGATGCAACGGGGGCTGAGTTGGTAGCCACTCGCGAGTGGCGCCAAAGTTATTGAGTTATTTGTGCCCTAGGTATGGCTGAGGTCAACGACCGTGCATGTGCGAACAAGAGGAACAAAAGACAAACGACTACCGAGTTTATCTTTAGTTAGCTCACTAGTCACAAAAACAGTCCAGTCACGCATATACTCAGCCTAAATCTCACCATTGCCTAAACAAATCA
It contains:
- the LOC119337790 gene encoding transcription factor ILI5-like; translated protein: MSGRRSRGSVSEEEINELISRLQTLLPTARRRGSSSSQASTTKMLKETCSYIKSLHREVDDLSDRLSDLMSTMDNNSPAAEIIRSLLR